A single Glycine soja cultivar W05 chromosome 14, ASM419377v2, whole genome shotgun sequence DNA region contains:
- the LOC114383118 gene encoding brassinosteroid-related acyltransferase 1-like has protein sequence MAAPHDDDPRNMVSISRIVSVHPKLVQPQRVLTLSNLDRQCPNLMQLVFFYNNLPHQTLKDLSLNSVFSNLKSGLEETFTLWYPSAGRLGPNQSDGKLNLWCNNQGAVLAEAETSVKTSQLGNLSEYNEFFEKLVYKPAFDGNFSNMPLIVAQVTKFGCGGYSIGIGTSHSLFDGAATYDFLYAWASNSEIVKGRSRSDELPKPVHERGILLSGSLQAPRGTMNFPSDSSSNAKQARAMAIDHLYQLIMQTASGQKGFPMQIGGTSNPKKCVLKTYHLSGAMIEDLKRKHFSMQRGSLPFSTFEVLAAHLWKARTKALEMKKEKLVCLQFAVDIRNKMTPPLPKSFSGNAYVLASIMMSVAELEQTSHEFIIEKIREAKNSVNHDYVKAYVDALDGPQQCSSLPPLKELTLVSDWTRMPFHNIEFFRGKATYACPLATPMPQVAYFMQSPSDNKGVDVRIGFEAENVSAFSECFLNMA, from the exons ATGGCTGCACCACATGATGATGATCCTAGAAATATGGTTTCCATTTCAAGGATTGTTTCTGTGCATCCCAAGCTTGTGCAACCTCAGAGGGTTTTGACCCTTTCAAATTTGGATAGGCAGTGTCCAAACCTCATGCAATTGGTGTTCTTTTACAATAACCTTCCTCACCAAACTCTGAAGGACTTGTCCCTCAATTCAGTGTTCTCCAACTTGAAATCTGGCTTGGAAGAGACCTTCACTCTATGGTATCCTAGTGCAGGTAGGCTTGGGCCAAATCAAAGTGATGGCAAGCTCAATTTGTGGTGCAACAACCAGGGTGCAGTTCTGGCAGAGGCTGAAACCTCTGTTAAAACATCACAACTTGGAAACCTCTCTGAGTACAATGAATTCTTTGAGAAGCTCGTTTATAAGCCAGCTTTTGATGGGAATTTCTCAAACATGCCTCTGATTGTTGCTCAG GTTACTAAATTTGGATGTGGAGGGTATTCAATTGGCATTGGAACAAGCCACTCGTTATTTGACGGGGCAGCAACCTATGACTTCTTGTATGCATGGGCCTCAAATTCTGAAATTGTGAAAGGAAGAAGCAGATCTGATGAGCTTCCAAAACCAGTGCATGAGAGAGGGATACTTCTCAGTGGTAGTCTTCAAGCCCCAAGAGGGACTATGAATTTTCCTTCAGATTCAAGTTCAAATGCTAAGCAAGCTAGGGCCATGGCAATAGATCACTTATATCAACTTATAATGCAAACAGCTAGTGGACAAAAGGGCTTTCCTATGCAAATTGGAGGAACCTCTAATCCAAAGAAGTGTGTGCTTAAAACCTATCATCTTTCAGGTGCAATGATAGAAGACTTGAAAAGGAAACACTTTTCCATGCAAAGAGGTTCTCTTCCTTTCTCAACCTTTGAGGTTCTTGCGGCTCACCTTTGGAAG GCAAGGACCAAAGCATTAGAGATGAAGAAAGAGAAGCTAGTATGCCTCCAATTCGCGGTGGACATAAGGAACAAGATGACACCTCCATTGCCAAAATCTTTCAGTGGAAACGCCTACGTTCTCGCCTCCATCATGATGTCAGTGGCAGAATTGGAACAAACAAGCCATGAATTCATCattgagaaaataagagaagcCAAGAACAGTGTAAACCATGACTATGTAAAAGCCTACGTTGATGCCCTAGATGGGCCACAACAATGTTCTTCACTCCCTCCACTCAAGGAGCTAACTTTGGTCTCTGATTGGACAAGAATGCCCTTTCACAACATTGAGTTCTTTCGTGGAAAAGCAACCTATGCATGCCCTTTGGCCACTCCTATGCCACAGGTTGCATATTTCATGCAAAGCCCTAGTGACAACAAGGGCGTTGACGTGAGGATTGGCTTCGAAGCGGAAAACGTAAGTGCTTTTAGTGAATGCTTTTTAAACATGGCGTGA
- the LOC114383677 gene encoding two-component response regulator ARR12-like — protein MTVVEDHRMDDLRDQFPIGMRVLAVDDDSTCLMVLETLLRRCQYHVTTTKNAITALKLLRENKTMFDLVISDVHMPDMDGFKLLELVGLEMDLPVIMLSVNDDPKMVMKGITHGACDYLLKPVRIEELQNIWQHVIRRKKIDSKERNKTSDHDKPNADNGNGRVSAGTGNSDQNGKPSKKRKDQDEDDEEENEDGHDNEDSSTLKKPRVVWSVELHRKFVSAVNQLGIDKAVPKKILDLMNVEKLTRENVASHLQKYRLYLKRISCVANRQANLVAALGTADSSYLRMGSLSGVGHMQTLTGPQQFHNNAFRPFPPGGMIGRLNASVGLNMHGISSSEALQLSHAQNLNKSINDPLKFQSAIACGNQNGIQGMPMSIGLDQLQHNKGVSVGPIQNMSSLIDDRPTFGVSKKLSDQTQKVTIGCSPSPVLDISNNDLVLKADSENTQGGGVYENLTSVASQHSQFSLPLLDHGRCSDIWSSPMQSSGTNSYPPSETLQGGNLSGQSSITSLFNQSHDSPTDMHSQGLIFTNNLGQMSNNVPFQGWDDNNHDSNYDANVIGNSIDTLIDPEGHTSINSNYNRNLDFNFCNPLQMKHDGIMGLSEENSLKQQYGYIMNRQKSQNSSATNNLGSLEDFASSMMKQKQDKVKFLDGSYLCNNNYPAGTSM, from the exons ATGACCGTGGTGGAGGATCATAGAATGGATGATCTCAGAGACCAGTTCCCTATTGGAATGCGTGTTCTTGCTGTTGATGATGACTCAACATGTCTCATGGTTCTGGAGACTCTGCTTAGAAGATGTCAATACCATG TAACCACTACTAAAAATGCAATAACGGCATTGAAGTTGTTGAGAGAAAACAAAACCATGTTTGACCTGGTAATCAGTGATGTCCACATGCCAGACATGGATGGATTTAAGCTGCTTGAGCTTGTGGGGCTTGAGATGGACCTACCAGTCATAA TGTTGTCTGTAAATGATGACCCTAAGATGGTGATGAAGGGAATTACACATGGAGCTTGTGATTATCTTCTGAAACCTGTTAGAATTGAGGAGCTACAGAACATTTGGCAGCATGTAATCAGGAGGAAGAAGATCGATTCAAAGGAGCGGAACAAAACCAGTGACCATGACAAACCTAATGCTGATAATGGCAATGGAAGAGTGTCAGCAGGAACAGGAAATTCAGATCAAAATGGAAAGCCTTCCAAAAAGAGGAAAGATCAGGATGAAGATGATGAGGAGGAGAACGAGGATGGCCATGACAATGAGGACTCATCAACTCTGAAGAAGCCTCGAGTTGTTTGGTCTGTGGAGCTGCACCGCAAGTTTGTTTCTGCTGTTAATCAACTAGGCATTGACA AGGCTGTACCTAAAAAGATTCTTGACTTGATGAATGTTGAAAAGCTTACAAGGGAGAATGTGGCCAGCCACCTCCAG AAATATAGGCTTTATCTGAAAAGAATTAGCTGTGTGGCGAACCGACAGGCTAATCTGGTGGCAGCCTTAGGCACTGCAGATTCATCTTATTTGAGAATGGGTTCTCTGAGTGGGGTTGGACATATGCAGACATTGACTGGTCCTCAACAGTTTCATAACAATGCTTTCAGACCCTTTCCACCTGGTGGAATGATTGGTAGATTGAATGCTTCTGTTGGTCTGAATATGCATGGGATATCTTCTTCAGAAGCTCTTCAGTTGAGTCATgcacaaaatttaaacaaatccaTAAATGATCCACTTAAGTTCCAATCAGCCATAGCTTGTGGTAATCAAAATGGTATCCAGGGAATGCCAATGTCTATAGGCCTTGATCAATTGCAACATAATAAGGGTGTTAGTGTTGGTCCTATTCAAAACATGTCCTCCCTAATTGATGATAGACCAACTTTTGGCGTGTCAAAGAAACTCTCAGATCAAACACAAAAAGTAACAATTGGTTGCTCACCCTCTCCGGTTTTGGACATCTCAAACAATGACTTGGTATTGAAAGCAGATAGTGAAAACACACAAGGGGGCGGAGTATATGAGAATTTAACTTCAGTAGCCTCTCAGCATTCCCAATTTTCTCTCCCTTTGTTGGATCATGGTAGGTGTAGTGATATTTGGTCAAGTCCTATGCAGTCATCTGGGACAAATTCTTACCCTCCAAGTGAAACTTTGCAAGGGGGGAATCTGAGTGGTCAATCATCCATTACTTCACTGTTTAATCAATCCCATGATTCACCGACAGATATGCACTCTCAAGGACTCATTTTTACAAATAACTTGGGACAAATGAGCAATAATGTGCCATTTCAAGGCTGGGATGACAATAATCATGATAGTAATTACGATGCAAATGTTATTGGTAATTCAATAGACACTCTGATTGATCCAGAAGGCCATACTTCTATCAACTCAAACTATAATAGAAATCTGGACTTCAATTTCTGTAATCCCTTACAGATGAAGCATGATGGAATTATGGGATTGAGTGAAGAAAACTCATTGAAACAACAATATGGGTACATCATGAACCGGCAGAAGTCTCAAAACAGTAGTGCCACTAATAATCTTGGTTCATTGGAAGACTTTGCCAGTTCAATGATGAAACAG AAACAAGACAAGGTGAAATTCTTGGACGGGTCATACTTATGCAACAATAATTACCCGGCCGGAACATCCATGTGA